The Pirellulaceae bacterium genomic interval GCACGGGCCGCGATCACAATGCCGATGGATTTACGACATGGCTCGCTGGCAATTGCTTGAAGTCCGGTTTCGCCCACGGTTCCACGGATGAGTTTGGGCACAAGGCAGTTGAGAACAAAGTCCACATGCACGATTTGCACGCGACGTTGCTGCACCTGCTGGGAATCGATCACGAGCAGCTAACCTACCGATATTCAGGGCGAGACTTTCGATTGACGGATGTCCACGGGGCGCTGGTCAAGGAGATTATGACGTAGCCTAAGCAAACGCTGCGATGCGTAAAAAATGCCCAAAACACGGTTACAAAAGATCAAAGTTAGTCCAAACGATCACGCCAATCTCTTTCGCTCCCGTTCGATCGCCTGAAGCGATTCGCCAATTGATTCACGAATCAAGCGATCCGCAAGCGAATCCAGTGGCGTGTCATCGCGATTAATAATGATTAATCTCCCGCCTCGCACTTTGGTCAATTTCGGCAATTCGGCAGCTGGAGTCACCACCAATGATGAACCGATGGCAAATAGCAACGATGCCTCTTCGCACCATTGCACAGCCTCTTGTAAAATATCTTGCGGCAACGACTGCCCGAACGAAATGGTGGCATGTTTGAGACGGCAACAACTGCAGCTCGAACAAGTTGGAACCTGATCATGCGTCAAAAAAGACTCAACAAGAGGCTCGGCGTCGTAGCGAGCAGAGCAATCCAAACAGATGATTTCTCGAGCCGTCCCATGCAATTCCAAAACCTGCTTCGAACCGGCCAATTGGTGTAACCCATCGATATTTTGGGTGATCACACCGTGGATCAACCCCTGCGTTTCCCAAGCTGCAATAATCTGATGCCCTACATTCGGTTGCGAATCAGCAAAAGCACGATGACCTTCTGATTTTTGCCGCCAATACTCGTGGCGAGCCTCTGGACTTGCTAGAAACTCTTCGTAGTAGACCGTCCGATACTTGGTCCAGACACCACCGGGCGAACGGAAATCAGGAATGCCACTTTCCGTACTAATTCCCGCCCCAGTAAAGACAACGGGCTTGTTCGCCTTCATCAGCCAAGAGGCAATTTGTTTTGAAACATCCCGATCATCGACCACGATTCACGACCCTCCACTTCCGTTCCAGGCTGTCAACTTCAATTACGTCGAAATAATGGTTTCGTGAAAGCCGCGTTACTTTCACTCTCATTGACGAGTTTCTCACAAAAGACGTCTGAATGCATCCTCTTCCAGCCACCCCATAAAAACGACCTCGCACGACTCATCACGCCCTTGCTTCTAGCTGGCTTGTGTCGCCAGATACCAATCACGAAGCACCCGATCACAGAAACCAATGGACTGTTTTGCTCGCGTCATCGAAATTACCAACGACATGCCTCCTTTCGGTCTTCAATTCAATCAACGTATATTGAAAGACTGATTGATTCGCAGCATCCGATCACCAGTGCACGATGCGGATAACTTACACCAATTTCATCTAATCCCAATCTTTCCGGTAAGCAAAGACACCATCCAACGATTCGGAAACGAGATTCCTTATGAATCAGCAGCAAGCGATCTTTGATTTATTCAACCTTTCGGGTCGAACGGCGCTGATCACAGGCGCTTCAGGCTGGCTAGGAACATCGATGGCATCTGCGTTGGCCGAAGCAGGCTGCCGAGTTGTCGTGACGAGCCGCCAAATTGATCGAGCTCGCCAGGTCGCCAATAGCTTGGCAACCCACGATGACCTTTCACACATCGCATTGCAACTTGATCAAATGGATCCAAACTCGATTCAATCGAGCTTTGCGGCTGCAATTGAAGCGGTGGGAAGGCTCGATATCCTGGTCAACAACGGACTGGAACTCGTCAAACAGGATCTGAACGACATCGATTTCGAAGGGTTCGCCCGCCATCAAGCCAATAATGCGGGCTATTTTGAACTCGCGCGCAAAATGCGGGACCATGCCGTCGAACTCGGTACCCCAGCAAGCATCGTTATGATCGGATCGATGTATGGAACCGTGGGATCCTATCCCGATACTTACCAAGGCCTGGGAACCGCCAGTTCGGTTGCTTACCATGCCCTCAAAGGAGCGACGCTGCAAATGACACGCCACCTGGCAGTGTATTGGGCAGGTGACAACGTTCGAGTCAATTGTTTGAGTCCCGGTCCATTTCCGAATCCCAATGCGAATCCCGATATCGTCGAACGACTGAAGACCAAATCACCCATGAATCGCATGGGGCAACCCGATGAACTTAAAGGCGCCTTGCTATTGTTGACTTCCGACGCAGGCAGTTACATTACCGGCCACAATCTGGTCGTTGATGGGGGTTGGACCGCCTGGTAACACAAATCGTGACAGTTGCAGCGGACTTCTTCGAATAATTTCTGCCCCGAGTAACCCGTCTCCGGTCAAACTTCTCCGCCCAGATTACTCGCCGTTAAGGCTACCCTGATGAAACGCATCAGAATCGCACAAATCGTGAGGACACGACTGTAGCGATTCGATCATCAAACAACCTCGCTTTGACTTGTAATTCGCTTAAAAAAAGAGCTTTTTTCACCTCCCGGCGCCACAATGGTGGGGAAGATCACCTGCCCCTTTCTAAGCACATTCTTTTTCATTTTCCAGAAATCGCAGATGAGTCAGTCAACGATTCTTCGGTAACCGATCGCATCAGTAAATTACAACCTCATCACGTCGTGCCCAATTCTTCGCTGCTTGACTTCCCAACACTTACCGGATGATGCGAGGCAGATTCTCAAGTGCGTCTTTCGAGCACCCCGTCGACCGATACTTGTCTGTCGGCAAACGCAATCATCTGCGTCGCACGCTTCGCGATATTCATGAATAATAAAAAAACAAAAGTGTCCAACCGGCGAACTCCCGCCACCACCGGATCGAAAGAAGATCATCAATCTTCCGTTACGAGTTATATATCGATTAGTAATTCATCCGCCGAAAATGCTACACCTGGTCATAACAACTAAAATTCACACACTCGTTATGGGGGCACTTATGATGATAATTATCCAGATCCAATCCCTCTAAGTTAACACAGTAAGATTTGGTCGTATAAAATCTAACCATAGAGTATCTTGCAAATTGGAAAATGAGCGGTTGTGCGTTTAAGCTTCGACCGATTTGTTACTCCAACACACGAAACACGATCGCCTTGGGGGGAAGGCAAGTACGACACAGGGGGGCCAGGCATTCACTCGATTATTCGATCAGCTGCCTAGTAGACAACTTTAAAATAAATCTTAGGTAGCCAGCAGAGATGAAAGCGACTGAGCCTTGAGGGAAATAAAATAAGATAATCCTTTAAGCTCGATGGAGGACACATCGATGGCTTCAGCATTTAGCAGTAGTAATCGCAGGTTAGATTCGACGGACGATTTATATCGTCGGTTGGAAATGGAGCGAACGAGACGAATGGAATTGGAATCGTATCTACGGAGACTTTGCACTCCGCAACGCTGGGCGAAGCATTGGGCGGAGACCACAGAACCATGGAGAGAGATAATCAAACTGTTGGAACAAAGTCATAATGATACGAATTGACAGCGATTCATTCACAACTCTGTGATTCGTTTCGCAAAATCCAGTGAAGAGTCACGGCTCGTTACGGGGCGAGCCTACTCTTTAG includes:
- a CDS encoding NAD-dependent protein deacylase, which codes for MVDDRDVSKQIASWLMKANKPVVFTGAGISTESGIPDFRSPGGVWTKYRTVYYEEFLASPEARHEYWRQKSEGHRAFADSQPNVGHQIIAAWETQGLIHGVITQNIDGLHQLAGSKQVLELHGTAREIICLDCSARYDAEPLVESFLTHDQVPTCSSCSCCRLKHATISFGQSLPQDILQEAVQWCEEASLLFAIGSSLVVTPAAELPKLTKVRGGRLIIINRDDTPLDSLADRLIRESIGESLQAIERERKRLA
- a CDS encoding SDR family oxidoreductase, with product MNQQQAIFDLFNLSGRTALITGASGWLGTSMASALAEAGCRVVVTSRQIDRARQVANSLATHDDLSHIALQLDQMDPNSIQSSFAAAIEAVGRLDILVNNGLELVKQDLNDIDFEGFARHQANNAGYFELARKMRDHAVELGTPASIVMIGSMYGTVGSYPDTYQGLGTASSVAYHALKGATLQMTRHLAVYWAGDNVRVNCLSPGPFPNPNANPDIVERLKTKSPMNRMGQPDELKGALLLLTSDAGSYITGHNLVVDGGWTAW